The genomic window agaagagcaaaacaattgacTTGCACAGTGTCTTTACGGGAATATTACAGCTTCTTGTTAATTGATCATAAGTTTCAAGTACAACAGGGGCTACAGATTTGGGGTTTGTGTCAttgtattcaccatgaactggggcattgataaaggtatagtttttgaCTTAGTTGTACCTGTACTACTATCAAGCAAGTAGCTTAGAAACAGCAACATTAAAGATATGTTTTACCACAACACTAAACACACGTACGTAACTCACGTTTGCTTCACGGTACAGAAGTGAAACAAATATCTACACAAAGAGACCAATCCAGTGGTACAGTTTATTAGTagatacatacgtacgtacgtcttacttcactgtttactaaaacaattaaaacatgcgtaaattttttgtaccactgattgtatttcaatgtatttcaattGTCTTGTTATGTAATTGACATTGTAGTCTTTGCTGTACCCATATATGGTATTGTGTTGATACTTATTATAAACAGGTCAACCATATCTAGACCAGTTACTACCTGTTGAGTTGCTATTGGTGATATTCTCATTTCTACGAGAGAGGGATCTGTGTCATGTGATGTTTGTGTGTCAACAATTTAACAATGTAGCCAATGACACAACCCTATGGTCAgtttagccaatcagatcacTGCTGGATGTTATTTCAACTTATAGGAGGGATTTGTTCCGACGAGTATTTGAAATGTCTACATCATACTCATACAGTTACTATGACAACATGTACAAGATGGTATGTCCTCAAGAATAGTTGGCATGGAAACAGCACTTTGAAGTGATGGTAGGTACACTGATGACATCACCACAATAATCACATGATCCCCACAGCATGAGTCACTACATGTTCATCCTAAAATGACTACGTTGTCAAAGACACATCCCCTGAGGCTAGAAGCCACACAAATCCCATACTACGCTACAATTGTTCAGGCCATAAACTCAGCCAGTGATGGTGATAAGATAGTAATACACGCTGGAGTGTATTGTGAACAAGTTATGATTTATAAGAATGTCATTTTGATTGGGTCTGATATGGATGGTACgtacgtgtgtgtagtgtgtgcgtgtgtgtgtgtgcgtgcgtgtaatGTGTCTGTGTGCATACGTagttgtagtagtgtagtgtagtatgaGGCAACATATCCTGGGTGCTGGCCTGGTAAATTGCAAGTTTCCAGGTTATGatcagttgctgttgttgttgaacAAGAAACTGTACTCATAATGTGACCTGATGAGCGAAAACTGGCCGTTttcgcaaaattctattttgctattgaaataaattggataAAAGTACATATCCTACATGACACATTTCAATCGCTTCGTTTTGTACTGCAAAGCTCAAATTAATAAAACCTACTGTGTACACCAGTGTAACACCACCAGATCCCcctgttcattgggagtaagaGTTATGGATGCTTATTTACAATGCGGTAGAAACAAAGTTTACCGTCATCATTGAGTTGTTGAAATGGCCTTATTCTTTGTCCACACAgatacctacagggtaaatactataccttgatcgatgtgccaattcatggtgaacatactGACTCATTTtagtagcttgtttcagtcgtgaGTTATAGTTGATTTagcaagtgcctgtaatttatttgtcatattattgctgtacaaatcaaggttattcctgttccaactgtctatccctataactccaagactattcatcatgCTGAAACTTTGagtgtccactcctttgttactatggagtacagagaagcaataaaatgtgaTCCGGTCtgtgaaaaggagtcttatagccttttcaattgcatgtacttggcaacctgtaattTGACTTGTGAGTAATGTGGTGTATCACCCTgaaactagggctgagcgattgtgacattttgctacTCACAATTGTAGGATGTAAcatatcacgattatgataactatcacgatGTTATAACTCACTTGCATAAATAGCATTGTGTATGGTCAATTTTgtataaattatttatttaaccaTGTAcggtgaaattgtgtacaactgttcaacacaattaaggccatagGCAGTTATTCAATACAAATATGAATAATGGTGTCTTTATAGAAATTCATCAGTTTCTAACAAGTAAGCTTTTTAATCAGTAAGATTTATTTACACAATGAACTGTCTCAGAAGTGTACTCTTAGAGTAAACTTGTTTACTGGATCACATGTTCTTCCACAACAGTATGTGTACATTTGtgtgtgatgtcacaacatcacgattatttataacacatatcaacatcacgatgttcagagacaatcacgattaatcccacaattgatataatctcccagccctatcTGAAACTTAGTCTCCTAAtgtagcactatggcttggtgtaatatgaaggtgataggttaacatgaggagttatgattggtcaaacttgacaatttggaaaggctataagaccccttttcgcagtcCGAGTCacaaatggaatttgaggaatgtgcaaaaacagctTGTTTTCGCTCAGCGGATCACATATGTGAGACATGGAGAATAGAAAGGGACCTTAGGGTGAAAAGTGGGAATTTACAATATCCCTAATTATctgaacaagtgtaaaattttcactgttatgAAATACATCATTACTCATGAAGAAAATTCGTAAAGACAAATCGATCACACACTATCGCTTCAATGTGACGTAAgaaaatgctcataacttgcgtatccttgggtctactgcaacaaaacaaagattttccaactcctcaagagtaggcaaataagatgatatccaggtttttattgttagtcccttccttcactaagaaagaggcaatcaaaaaaatttatggaatttttcaataatacgcaaatattttacccaatgttttcaatgttttatactggaaatttaggcttgcgctattgtgtcAGGtattcgcagatccagtcacatttaattGTGTTCACTCTTTGAATATGCCTTTTATCATACTCAGTTGATGTTTGTAGAaactatatgtacatgcacaatCAGGTATTaaggtattagtagttaataAAGATATTTTTATATATATCTTACTTCAAACAAAAATCAATATAGTTCTTATATCAACATCTTTAATTTgttaccatgttttaacagtgtaaaattaTGCcccagggagataaagacaaaaatgattaattttcagaTAAAACATGgctctaaaggtcaccaaaggtcaaatctgtgatggctctatatcaaaaaacataTGTCGCAAGGAgtacaatttgtgtggaaagtttcataattgtatcacaaagtggaCAAAATGCCCATTTTCTGgtgctatgccgctctactaatAGCTTGTATACACACTCAACATGTGAAACATGATCTGTTTCTAGGGGTCTGGGAGCAAGCCCTCCACAGGAGATCTTTGATAATCAGTTTAGCCTtctaagattgaatttggtaacaatttGACTAAATTGAAAGTACAATTGAATGTTATATTTGactatttgactgctctattagagtatctcaatcttaggGTATTAGCTAGGGGTCTAGCACCATATTGCCACACTTACAGGATTTCAAATAGAAGTAAGGCCTTGACAAAAATATTTAGCTATGTTTTTCCAAAACTAGTAGAAAATATGAACCACATGACCTCTTTGAAAGAGTACCAAGATGagtgtatatagctacttaTGAATTATAGTACCAGCAGTCATTTAGTAGCTATAGCAACAAAGTAAAGGGAATTGAGGGAATATTGTTTTCCACTCCATTTTAGATTTTTCAACCTGCCAGGCCTAGAGTAAATGTTATAATTTGACATGGTATGAAAGGATGTTCGGCACAATAGTGAGATATCAGAGAAGAGGAACTGCTTATATAGATTAATCATatagtagctgactgttctattagagtatatttcgaTTTTAGTTGCTTCAACTTTATGCGTTGGTAAACCACTGCAGTTAAGTTGTATTAGCAGTCCAACAAGAATTACATTACTTACAAACATGACATATTCTATGACTGGACTATATATAGTTACAATTTCTTTAGTTTATATAGTGTGAATTCTTGTGTGATAGTTTGACCATTTCTCATTGACACTCCCCTTCCACCTTCGATTGTGGTATGCAGCTACTTTTGTCGTCTCCTTGAAAGTAAGCTGCCAAGAAGATTTTCCTGAAGTAAAGTTGTGCTTTCCTTCCCCTTCGTGAACAGAAATGTCGTTGGACGCAATTTCAACTCCCAGTCCAGGTTTACTGCCGTTGAAATGACCGAGATCTAAAGACAGCTCAAACCAGCACGAGAAGAAATCCAAAAGAAATAGTACTTGCCCAATATGCGATGAAGTAATTAAAGAAGCTACAAAGCACAGGAAAGGTGATGATGCAATCTATTGTGAAGGCTACTGTGACGCGTGGGTACATCGTAGATGCACTGGGTTATCAGCAACGAACTTCGCAACATTAAGAGATGCTGGCGAAGAACACACGTTCTTTTGTCTATATTGTGAGATccaagcgcagaaggcagaaaTAGACAGCTTAATGTCGACCATTACTACACTTCAAACTTCTCTAAATGATCTTAAACGCAAACTAGACCTTGTTAATCAATCACAGCAGACTTCTACTCAAACTGTTCGTGCTCCAGTTGTTGACATAGTTTCAAACACTGTCTATCAAAATGCCACTGACATTGATAGGAAATTCAACATCGTCGTGTATGGTGTAGCAGAAAATCTCCAAAATACCAACAGACAATTCCGAATGAAAAAGGACATGGAAAACGTGATGGAGGCTCTGTCTGCAACTGATATTGACATTGAACCTAGTGATATAAAAGATTTGTATCGTCTCGGCAAGTATGACCAAAAGAGTGAGCGTCCCAGACCCCTTCTGGTGAAGTTCCTTCGTTCAAACACAGCTATTGACATCCTAAGTTCTAAGTCTAAGCTTGAAGCTCCAATCTGCATAAAACCTGATCTAACTCCCCAGGAGCGTCAAAAGGAACGCTTATTATTGAAGGAAAGGAGATCCCTAATTGACAATGGTACCGAACGGAGATACATCAAAATAAGAAATGATTCCTTATACCTCAACAACAAGCTTCACTGCAAAGTGAGTACAGATGGTAACAAATTAGAGTATGTAACTGTATCAGCACAGCCACTTAATAATACCTCTGCCACAAGCATGGAGTCATCCTGACTCCCTGTTTCCACTATAACTAACTCAAATCCTGACTCAAATTCACAGGTATTTAATAACTCTACTAATAACCCAAACTCAAATAATGTATTAAGTGATTTGAAACTGTCTATTGTAAATTTCTGTAGTGTTACTAACAAACGAACCCAACTTGAAGTTTTTCTGGTTACCTATGCAATTGACATCATTATAGGGACAgaatcacatttgaatgaatctATTCTAAACTCTGAGGTTTTCCCAAATAATTATCAAACATACAGAAAAGACAGAAACACTTCTGGTGGTGGTGTGTTTATTTCCATAAAGAGCTCTATACCATGTACACAGATTAATGACAATTCAACTATTGAAATAGTGTGGGCTCACGTTCATCTTGACAAGAACAATGACTTTATCGTTGGCTCCTTTTACTGTCCTCCTCACTCAAGTGATACAATACTTGACAACTTGCAGTCTTCCATAGACACGATTAAGCAAAAGTATCCCCACACTCAAATCATTCTTGGAGGTGACTTTAATTGTCCAGGTATTGACTGGGAAAACAGTACACTAATAAATTCC from Dysidea avara chromosome 2, odDysAvar1.4, whole genome shotgun sequence includes these protein-coding regions:
- the LOC136247710 gene encoding F-box only protein 11-like, producing the protein MSSRRCRKRHCNELDYSEHRTSRRVKHFKVDGLLLKCSSQPYLDQLLPVELLLVIFSFLRERDLCHVMFVCQQFNNVANDTTLWRDLFRRVFEMSTSYSYSYYDNMYKMVCPQE